One Bombus vancouverensis nearcticus unplaced genomic scaffold, iyBomVanc1_principal scaffold0084, whole genome shotgun sequence genomic window carries:
- the LOC143305082 gene encoding uncharacterized protein LOC143305082, with the protein MANPREDSFDAHNPIPSEDPTSEVGFERLRTLEGQVATMSNLMHTLMQRPNTGITKFPHFNPEVAGADPAAWCAAVSMAMEDNPLRGGALYSALSDSLQGSAAHWLARTTGNGEITWPKVKERFLTQFGGRETTSSSLIKVSREPRGAGESTGAFAGRVRSLLQMRWQHSTLDEILNAVTLYILIPHDQRLKRLALTSDIRTEDQFLSEMRPFCYEEESTSSPRYAPAEPEAKRRKLSGHQTRCHYCGTLGHRIKDCRKRMQGEQQRDARRQEGNRPAAPSKVVCYRCHAEGHIAPNCPARRDGRPGLKDERKVNSCVVESPAGSLSHLVTHEDV; encoded by the coding sequence atggctaatcctcgagaagattcatttgacgcccacaaccccattcccagtgaagatccgacatcagaagtgggattcgAACGGTTGCGAACGCTGGAAGGGCAGGTCGCTACCATGAGCAACCTGATGCATACGCTAATGCAACGACCAAATACGGGAATCACCAAATTCCCACATTTTAACCCAGAAGTCGCAGGCGCCGACCCAGCcgcgtggtgcgcggctgttagtatggccatggaggacaaccccctgcgaggtggcgcgctatactctgccttaagtgactctctacagggttctgcagcacattggctggcgcgaacaacgggaaacggagaaattacttggcctaaagttaaggaacgattccttacacagttcggtggccgagagacgacgtcctcatcgttaatcaaggtatccagGGAACCGCGGGGAGCGGGCGAATCCACGGGGGCGTTTGCCGGCCGTGTCCGCTCCCTCCTGCAGATGCGGTGGCAACATTCTACGctagacgaaatacttaacgctgtcactctctacatattaattccacacgaccaacgtcttaaacgactggccctcacgagcgatatcagaacggaggaccaattcctgagcgaaatgcgacccttttgttacgaagaagagtcgacatcttcgccgagatatgcaccggcggaacccgaagctaagcgacgcaagttatcgggccaccagacgaggtgtcattactgtggtactctcggacacagaatcaaggactgccgcaagaggatgcagggcgaacaacagagggatgcacgacgccaggaaggaaaccgaccggccgcaccgtccaaggtggtctgctacaggtgtcatgcggaaggccatatcgcacctaactgcccggcacgacgggacggtagaccaggcctcaaggatgagcgtaaagtcaactcctgcgtggtggagtccccagccggtagtctaagtcatctgg